The genomic interval AATTTTGCGAATAAATCACCGTGTGTCGAAATGACATCATCATAGTATAATCCGACGAGCTTTCCCAATTCTATCTCAAACAATCTTTCGTCTAATTCAAATTTCAAACCCAAGGATTTTGAGGCAATTTCAGCTGTTTCTACCGTTCTAATAACAGGGCTAGAGTAGATTTTATCAATAGGGATAGATTTCAATAATTCACTGCTTTGACTCACTTGCTCCCTACCAATATCAGTCAAGTGAGATTCAAGATTTCTTCCAACTAGTAGCCGTTTGACATTGTTGTATGCCTGACCGTGTCTCATAAAAATAAGAAGCGACATGATTTAGTAAGGTTATGTTAAAAATTATTTCAATATTAAACTATTCATGTATTATTCTGATCAAGAATTTCAAGAATAACTTTAAACAAATTGACCATCGTAGTAGTTGAGAATCAAAGATTTGTCTTTAGTCACTAGTCAACACATTCTCACTTTATATTGTCGCTTGATTTTGAAAGAATTTAAATAAATAAATCTAAAGATGACAACAGTTGACTAATTAGGGTATTTTCTTATTTCCAAGGAGATAAGTTGCATAGTATTCCATAAAAAATTATTATGAATCCCAAAATTTGTGTTCCTTCTACAGATCAAATATTTAGAGAAAGAGTAAAAATGCCACTAAACACAAGGTTTAGTAAACATCTTTGATTGTGGGCATGTCCCTATTGAGATTAAATTTAAGAATGTTATTTAATTTAGTATCCGATTTTCAATTTTATTACATTTTGATTCCTTCTGTCACCTCTGTATCAGGGAATATTCTTTGTTGTTGGTTTCAGAGAGAAGAGACTATCATGTATGATATGAGGAATGTTCACTTTGAAACACATTTGTTGCTGTCCTCATACTCGTTAGAAATTTTTCCTTAATTGGCAATAGATATTTTGAGTTATCCGTGCTTTAATATATTAGGTCAGAATAGTAAACACATTAGCATGAAAATTGGAATCATTGGAGGAACTGGTGGTATGGGTGAAGGCTTTGCCTTAAGATGGTGTGTTAATCACGACATCATACTGGGTTCGAGAGATAAGCAAAGGGCACAGAGTGTAGCAGAAAATCATCTGAGCGCAATAAAGAATACTAACTATGCAGATAAAATAACTGGCAGTATTAAAGGTGATGATAATATATCAGTAGCAAAGGAGAGCGAATTATTGATCCTCTCTATTCCATATGAGAATATCCAAAGTACTTGTAAGGACATTGAGAATGTTATTAATGAAGATTGTATTGTCGTCTCACCAATAGTCCCTATGAGTAGAAATCAGGATGGATTTTACTATATTCCTTTTGTTGACAGAAAGCAATCAGCAGGTGCTTTAGTTGCCGAAAATCTTTCCAAGTGCAATAAGGTCATATCGGCATTTCATACAATTTCTGAAGTAAAACTCAAAAATATTGAATCGTCGTTGGATGCAGATACGTTTATTTGTACTGACAACAAAGAATCACTACAAATTCTGAACAATTTAGTCTCAGAAATAGATGGTCTTAGATCGATATACTTGGGTCCCATATCATTATCTTATCAAGCTGAAGTCATGACACCCATGATTCTCAATGCATCCAAACAAAACAAATTAAAACATCCTGGTATCAAACTAGTATAAAGATTATTCTTAAAATGGATTTTGACAAGATAGATAAAAGGATAAGAGATAAGGATAGAGATAGACGTAAGGAATGGATGTTCCCGCTTGGGATATTATTTATTGTGATGGCAACCATTATTTTGATTAGAAACCTCATCTTGATTTCAACTGAATTTGGAGCGGATTTTTTTATAGATAATTTTCTAAATCCAGAAATAACAAACGAAAAGTTTGCCGTAGTCATGTATGGAATTGGTCTGATTCTAATTTACTTTGGAAAGAGAAAAAGGCAGGAGCCCTTCCCCAGTTAGGGGATTAGCAGCAATGAGTTTATCAATGTTTATCCTTGATAAATTTTTCAATTCTATCCATTGATTTATTTAAGATCTCTTCTTGTGGAAGATAAACAATCCTGAAATGTCCTGTTCCCATGCTACCAAATCCTGATCCATGGACTGTTAGTACACCTGTTGAATTCAATAATTCGATTACAAATTCCAAATCATTATTCCACTTATTCTTAAAATCAATTCGTGGAAACATGTAAAACGCACCCTTTGGCTTTGTGCACTCCAATCCTTCAATTTCATTTAAGCGATTATAGACCAAATCTCTTCGATTCTTTAACTTTTGTAACATAATTGGCAAGTGATCTTGAGGGCCATGTAATGCAGCGTTAGCGGCTATTTGAACCGGAAAGTTTGAAGCAATTCTAACTCGTGCAAGTTTAAAAATATTCTGTCTTAATGGATCTAGCTGCCTTGAATTATAATTCATGCAAACATATCCACACCGCAAACCCGTCATCAAATAAGTCTTTGAAAAACCGTTAAGAAGTACAACTGGTGTATCTTTTGCCACAGAACCTATTCCATCAAAATTCTCGTCGAAAACTATTTCATCATATATCTCGTCGCAAATGATATACAAATTATTTTCTGCCGCAATATCAACTATTGATTTTAAACTTTTGTAGCTAAAAACTTCCCCTGTTGGATTATTAGGGTTTATGATACAGATTGCCTTAGACTTTGGGGTGATTTTTTTTCTTATATCATCTAAATTTGGAGTTCCATCAGTATGGATTGCGAATTCCGCAATGCTACCTCCGTAATATTTTGCATATGAAGAATATGGAGGATAGTAAGGACCAGGCAAAAGCACTTGGTCGCCATCTTCAACTATCGAACCCATGACCATATCTAACCCTTCAGATACCCCGTTTGTTACCAAAATATCCTCTGATGTAAGTTCGAGTCCTTTCTTTCCTTTTTCTTTGCTTACAATTGATCTCCTTAGTTCGGCCCAGCCTTCGGAATCGGTATAATAATCATTATCGTTAACTAGTGCATCAGCTAGAGCCCTTTTGATGTGTTCAGGAGTTTTGAAATCAAAAGCCACAGGGTCACCTATGTTTAGGTACATTATTTCCTTGCCTGTCTTTTGATATTCCCTTGCATGAAGCATCACGTCTCTAATTGCATATTCAACGCGACTAATCCTATCGGATACTCTCATTGACCATCTAGTTCCAATAGTATCTTAAAGTGACTTAATATTTGTATTTTATCACTCATAAAAAGAGGCTATTATACATCATGAGTCATCTCGTCCTCCAAATATACACACGAGTATCGACCAGCATTATCATGTCACACCTGGAGATTTGACCAGTGAGGCCTAGAAGGATTTCGGACAACCGAAAACAGGTACTGCGTGGTGGGGATGGATGCGCAGATAATCTGATTAGCATAGAATTTCAAAAAAAGTACTATGGATTTAAAATAAATGTGTGCACCAAAACAATACCACTTACTTGGAATTCATGAAAGTATCCTTTTCTAATTGAATATATACTTTAATTAAGAATCTATAAATTTGTTCTATGACGCTCGAGTTAAAGTTCATTTCCTTTGCATAATCCGTAACTTTTGTGATAATATTGTTAATTCGTACTTGATCTTCGACTTTTGTGATATTATTTTTAAATTTTGCTGCTTGCATAACATAATTTCCTCTCCTTACCAAAAGAGAAACAATATCTCTATCTATCAAGTCTATGTTTTCTCTGATCTCTTCTAGAGACGAACATTCGTTTGTGGTCAATAAATATCATAATAGGGGAAAACAATTTAAAGAATTAATAACAAAATATATCGAATTTTATAGTCGATACAATGGTAATGGATATAGATATAAACATTGTTATCAATAATATATTATGATTAATG from Candidatus Nitrosocosmicus hydrocola carries:
- a CDS encoding histidine phosphatase family protein, which translates into the protein MSLLIFMRHGQAYNNVKRLLVGRNLESHLTDIGREQVSQSSELLKSIPIDKIYSSPVIRTVETAEIASKSLGLKFELDERLFEIELGKLVGLYYDDVISTHGDLFAKFYSDNDSENSLLEFEVESFGSVRERIRHLIQEMVKKHENQNILFISHLDPIKAAISLAMNIKPSSVYSVQVPNASISVLKSYNDVLTLCGLNILTMKRFLTEF
- the npdG gene encoding NADPH-dependent F420 reductase, translating into MKIGIIGGTGGMGEGFALRWCVNHDIILGSRDKQRAQSVAENHLSAIKNTNYADKITGSIKGDDNISVAKESELLILSIPYENIQSTCKDIENVINEDCIVVSPIVPMSRNQDGFYYIPFVDRKQSAGALVAENLSKCNKVISAFHTISEVKLKNIESSLDADTFICTDNKESLQILNNLVSEIDGLRSIYLGPISLSYQAEVMTPMILNASKQNKLKHPGIKLV
- a CDS encoding aminotransferase class I/II-fold pyridoxal phosphate-dependent enzyme; its protein translation is MRVSDRISRVEYAIRDVMLHAREYQKTGKEIMYLNIGDPVAFDFKTPEHIKRALADALVNDNDYYTDSEGWAELRRSIVSKEKGKKGLELTSEDILVTNGVSEGLDMVMGSIVEDGDQVLLPGPYYPPYSSYAKYYGGSIAEFAIHTDGTPNLDDIRKKITPKSKAICIINPNNPTGEVFSYKSLKSIVDIAAENNLYIICDEIYDEIVFDENFDGIGSVAKDTPVVLLNGFSKTYLMTGLRCGYVCMNYNSRQLDPLRQNIFKLARVRIASNFPVQIAANAALHGPQDHLPIMLQKLKNRRDLVYNRLNEIEGLECTKPKGAFYMFPRIDFKNKWNNDLEFVIELLNSTGVLTVHGSGFGSMGTGHFRIVYLPQEEILNKSMDRIEKFIKDKH
- a CDS encoding chorismate mutase produces the protein MTTNECSSLEEIRENIDLIDRDIVSLLVRRGNYVMQAAKFKNNITKVEDQVRINNIITKVTDYAKEMNFNSSVIEQIYRFLIKVYIQLEKDTFMNSK